One segment of Zhihengliuella halotolerans DNA contains the following:
- a CDS encoding GNAT family N-acetyltransferase yields MAEQGENGEYPAHWEADVVLRDGSTAHLRPIAPTDAAELQRLHTSQSEKSIYLRFFTYKSKLTSKELARFTRVDHRDRVAFVTVRGGAIIGVGRYDRLDDPAEAEVAFNIADNAQGKGVGSILLEHLAAAARENGIERFSAEVLPENRKMLTVFAEAGYEVGRRFDDGVVALEFPIDPTARSRAVMEAREHRAEARSLAGLLAPRSVAVIGASREWGSPGHTLLTNLIEGGFDGPVYGINPDALEIAGMVSYARIGDVPGDVDLAVIAVPRTELEAVVADCAAQGVRGVVVITAGFDAAGEDSAAQQRELVRVARSNGMRLVGPASLGLINTASGVRLNASVAPGMPKAGTLGLFSQSAAMGVILFTTASRRGVGVSNVVSAGNRADVSGNDAMQFWEDDESTSAVGLYLESFGNPRKFSRIARRLSRSKPVIVAKSDYMGVRLPPGHAVRTTQAPLGAVDEMLRQSGVIRVQTSEQLMDIAQIVASQPLPEGGRVAVVANSESLVDNVADAAGQHGLEPTHTNGSLQLDDGQSRALPRLNRALAEALEPADVDAGLLVLLPVRGIAVETLARAAYDAGRAAGKPVVVAFAGQLDPAFPAEGVLEEGEGPAVASAQDADVAALQPAIPYFASPGQAAAALGRIAAYVKWRERDFGEPVEVPDADVDRAESLLAGYLGRVADAELLRLDRGQVAELLGCYGISVLESAPFDTEDEAAAAAGRVGYPVALKTTDEHLRHRLDLGGVRLNIYDEESLRGNIRHMRSILEPFGVVGLELQAMAESGQGCVVRALEDPLLGPLVSYGLAGDAVNLLDDWAHVIPPLSSTDLAEFIRRPRAARKLFGYQGLPAVDVAALEDVLNRVATLKDQHPEVALLELNPVLVSARGVTVLSADVRIGNPAERTDSARRAMSKY; encoded by the coding sequence ATGGCGGAGCAAGGCGAAAACGGCGAATATCCGGCCCACTGGGAGGCTGATGTCGTCCTGCGCGACGGTTCGACGGCACACCTGCGCCCGATCGCCCCCACGGACGCCGCCGAGCTGCAGCGGTTGCACACGTCGCAGTCCGAGAAATCGATCTACCTGCGCTTTTTCACGTACAAGTCCAAGCTGACCTCCAAGGAGCTGGCACGGTTCACCCGCGTCGACCACCGGGACCGGGTCGCGTTCGTCACCGTCCGCGGCGGGGCCATCATCGGGGTCGGTCGCTACGACCGCCTCGACGACCCCGCCGAGGCGGAGGTCGCGTTCAATATCGCGGACAATGCCCAGGGCAAGGGCGTCGGCTCGATCCTGCTCGAGCACCTGGCCGCGGCGGCCCGCGAGAACGGCATCGAGCGTTTCAGCGCCGAGGTGCTGCCCGAGAACCGGAAAATGCTCACCGTGTTCGCCGAGGCCGGCTACGAGGTCGGGCGCAGGTTCGACGACGGCGTCGTCGCCCTGGAGTTCCCCATCGACCCGACCGCCCGGTCCCGCGCCGTCATGGAGGCCCGCGAACACCGGGCCGAGGCCCGGAGCCTCGCCGGGCTGCTCGCCCCGCGCTCGGTCGCCGTCATCGGTGCGAGCCGCGAGTGGGGATCGCCCGGCCACACCCTGCTGACCAACCTGATCGAGGGCGGCTTCGACGGACCTGTCTACGGCATCAACCCCGATGCCCTCGAAATCGCCGGCATGGTCTCCTACGCCCGCATCGGAGACGTTCCGGGCGACGTTGATCTGGCCGTCATCGCGGTGCCGCGCACGGAGCTGGAAGCGGTCGTGGCAGACTGCGCTGCTCAGGGGGTCCGCGGCGTCGTCGTCATCACGGCCGGATTCGACGCTGCCGGTGAGGACTCGGCCGCGCAGCAGCGCGAACTCGTCCGCGTCGCCCGCAGCAACGGCATGCGTCTCGTGGGGCCGGCGTCCCTGGGTCTCATCAACACTGCCTCAGGTGTCAGGCTGAACGCCTCGGTGGCCCCGGGCATGCCGAAGGCAGGCACTCTCGGGCTCTTCAGCCAGTCGGCCGCGATGGGCGTCATCCTGTTCACCACGGCCAGCCGCCGCGGCGTGGGCGTCTCGAACGTCGTCTCAGCGGGAAACCGGGCGGACGTCTCCGGCAACGATGCGATGCAATTCTGGGAGGACGACGAGTCGACCTCCGCCGTCGGACTGTATCTGGAGAGTTTCGGCAACCCGCGTAAGTTCTCCCGCATCGCCCGCCGGCTCTCGCGCTCCAAACCCGTCATCGTCGCCAAGAGCGACTACATGGGGGTGCGGCTGCCCCCGGGACACGCCGTGCGCACCACGCAGGCCCCGCTCGGCGCGGTCGACGAGATGCTGCGCCAGTCCGGCGTCATCCGGGTCCAGACCAGCGAGCAACTGATGGATATCGCGCAGATCGTCGCGAGCCAGCCGTTGCCGGAAGGCGGCCGGGTCGCCGTCGTGGCGAACTCCGAGTCACTCGTCGACAACGTCGCGGACGCCGCTGGCCAGCACGGCCTCGAACCGACGCATACGAACGGTTCACTGCAACTCGACGACGGCCAGTCGCGCGCCCTGCCGCGCCTGAACCGGGCGCTCGCCGAGGCGCTCGAACCGGCCGACGTCGACGCTGGGCTCCTCGTGCTGCTTCCCGTGCGCGGAATCGCCGTCGAGACATTGGCCCGCGCCGCCTACGACGCCGGTCGGGCCGCTGGCAAACCCGTCGTCGTCGCGTTCGCCGGCCAACTCGACCCGGCGTTCCCCGCGGAGGGTGTCCTTGAAGAGGGGGAGGGGCCCGCCGTCGCGTCCGCCCAGGACGCGGACGTCGCCGCCCTCCAGCCAGCCATCCCCTATTTCGCCAGCCCGGGGCAGGCTGCGGCCGCGCTGGGGCGGATCGCGGCCTACGTGAAGTGGCGGGAGCGCGACTTCGGCGAGCCGGTCGAGGTTCCCGACGCCGACGTCGACCGGGCCGAGTCGCTGCTCGCCGGCTATCTGGGCCGCGTGGCCGACGCGGAGTTGCTCCGCCTGGACCGAGGGCAGGTCGCCGAGCTGCTCGGCTGCTACGGCATCTCCGTGCTGGAGTCCGCGCCGTTCGACACCGAGGATGAGGCCGCAGCCGCCGCCGGACGCGTCGGGTACCCGGTCGCACTGAAAACGACCGACGAGCACCTGCGGCACCGGCTCGATCTCGGCGGGGTCCGCTTGAACATCTACGACGAGGAGAGCCTACGCGGGAACATCCGGCACATGCGCAGCATCCTCGAGCCCTTCGGGGTCGTCGGGCTCGAGCTGCAGGCCATGGCCGAATCGGGGCAGGGCTGCGTGGTCCGGGCCCTCGAAGATCCGCTGCTCGGCCCGCTCGTCTCCTACGGCCTGGCCGGGGACGCCGTGAACCTGCTGGACGACTGGGCCCACGTCATCCCGCCGTTGAGCAGCACGGACCTCGCGGAATTCATCCGCCGCCCGCGGGCGGCGCGGAAACTGTTCGGATACCAAGGGCTGCCCGCGGTCGATGTCGCCGCGCTCGAGGACGTGCTCAACCGAGTCGCGACGCTCAAGGACCAGCATCCTGAGGTCGCGCTGCTCGAGCTCAACCCCGTCCTGGTGTCCGCCCGCGGCGTGACGGTCCTGTCAGCCGACGTGCGGATCGGCAATCCGGCCGAGCGCACGGACAGCGCTCGGCGGGCGATGTCGAAATACTGA
- a CDS encoding DUF5998 family protein — MFSRPQNPSDALDALPALRHSLSRAGFYPQLVEDVVVDALDSDVPVDHFIHLETHFDRDEVHRHITALVLTHDVLVIVHVDDQQLDDKGDHVAAQASTETVPVARIGSVLLSSVYHQPQDYKSGDPVREMTLAIAWSGGQRLDLMPAGCSDAQCDADHGYTGTVAREDLVLRISAEADGPTAVEDARRFARALRKINTAAALGRRA; from the coding sequence ATGTTCTCGCGACCCCAGAACCCATCGGATGCACTAGACGCGCTACCCGCCCTGCGCCACAGCCTCAGCCGGGCCGGTTTCTACCCCCAGCTGGTCGAAGACGTCGTCGTGGACGCCCTCGACTCGGATGTGCCTGTGGATCATTTCATCCATCTCGAAACCCACTTCGACCGCGACGAGGTGCACCGTCACATCACCGCTCTCGTGCTCACTCACGACGTCCTCGTGATCGTCCACGTCGACGACCAGCAGCTCGACGACAAGGGCGACCACGTCGCGGCCCAGGCCTCCACCGAGACGGTCCCGGTCGCGCGCATCGGGTCGGTCCTGCTCAGCTCGGTCTACCACCAGCCACAGGACTACAAGTCCGGAGATCCGGTACGCGAGATGACCTTGGCCATCGCCTGGTCCGGGGGCCAGCGCCTCGATTTGATGCCGGCCGGCTGCTCGGACGCGCAGTGCGACGCCGACCACGGCTACACGGGCACGGTCGCCCGCGAGGACCTCGTCCTGCGGATCAGCGCGGAGGCCGACGGGCCCACGGCCGTCGAAGACGCCCGCCGATTCGCCCGCGCCCTGCGCAAGATCAACACCGCTGCCGCACTCGGACGTCGGGCCTAG
- a CDS encoding alkaline phosphatase family protein, with translation MSSSELPAVPRYDGAHLRHVLPSSAAVLGVPGYENTLGLPAARRVCVVMVDGLGLSLLKARGGHAPFLRRALESNRTLDVSFPTTTAASLASFATGATPAEHGIVGYDVVDPGTGHVVNQLGNWPGWLDPVQWQPHPTVLERAAEVVGVTTVSLPEFASSQLTRAALRGGDFVGARSVQARVRAASESLAKHERSLVYLYFNELDKTGHRHGAGSLKWGEQLEELDFALRTLTKRLPASTLVLLTADHGMVDVPVKQRIDYSLHADLVAGVELTAGEPRAVQLHVADPARADRVADAWRAHFGAKVWVLTRDEAVAGGYFGSELRDGVAARIGDVLVLAREHELALYDGRRVAPHAFDMVGQHGSLTRAEREVPLLTLATPRG, from the coding sequence ATGTCGTCCTCCGAGCTGCCCGCGGTTCCCCGCTACGACGGTGCGCACCTGCGCCATGTCCTGCCCAGCTCCGCCGCCGTGCTGGGCGTCCCGGGCTACGAGAACACCCTGGGTCTGCCGGCTGCCCGGCGCGTCTGCGTCGTCATGGTCGACGGGCTCGGCCTGTCCCTGTTGAAGGCTCGCGGTGGGCACGCCCCGTTCCTGCGTCGCGCGCTGGAATCGAACCGGACGTTGGACGTGTCTTTCCCGACGACAACGGCCGCGTCGCTCGCGAGCTTCGCCACCGGTGCGACGCCGGCAGAGCACGGCATCGTCGGGTACGACGTCGTCGACCCCGGCACCGGGCACGTGGTCAACCAGCTCGGAAACTGGCCCGGCTGGCTCGACCCGGTCCAGTGGCAGCCGCATCCGACGGTGCTCGAGCGCGCCGCCGAGGTGGTCGGCGTCACGACGGTGAGCCTGCCCGAGTTCGCGTCCTCGCAGTTGACCCGTGCGGCCCTGCGCGGGGGGGATTTCGTGGGCGCCCGCTCGGTTCAGGCGCGTGTGCGTGCGGCCTCCGAGTCCCTCGCGAAGCATGAGCGGTCGCTCGTCTACCTGTACTTCAACGAGCTCGACAAGACGGGCCACCGCCACGGGGCCGGGTCTCTGAAGTGGGGCGAGCAGCTCGAGGAGCTGGACTTTGCTCTGCGGACGCTGACCAAGCGCCTGCCGGCGTCGACTCTTGTCCTGCTCACAGCCGACCACGGGATGGTCGACGTCCCGGTGAAACAGCGCATCGACTACTCGCTGCACGCGGATCTGGTGGCCGGGGTCGAGCTCACGGCGGGGGAGCCGCGAGCCGTGCAGCTGCACGTGGCGGACCCGGCGCGGGCGGACCGTGTCGCGGATGCTTGGCGTGCGCACTTCGGCGCCAAGGTCTGGGTGCTCACGCGCGACGAAGCCGTCGCGGGCGGCTACTTCGGTTCAGAACTGCGCGACGGCGTCGCCGCCCGGATCGGCGACGTTCTGGTGTTGGCGCGTGAGCACGAGCTGGCGCTCTACGACGGGCGCCGGGTCGCCCCGCACGCCTTCGACATGGTGGGCCAGCACGGCTCGCTCACGCGCGCTGAGCGCGAGGTGCCGCTGCTGACGCTTGCGACGCCGAGGGGCTAG
- the sepH gene encoding septation protein SepH, which produces MQQLRLVGVHEDGEHLLVASDEGVTYQLPLDEALRTAVVRSNNRAAAGRSAETGEQPQPLSPREIQARIRSGASAEALAEETGLPLDGIMRYAGPVYAEREFVAQQARNIEVSGPQGHDAYRSAFGDEPANLGDMVGVRLAGFGVPAESVEWDAARRSDGAWDVTATFTSPDDAKHASIGEEPPARWIFHPARKLLQNTNRWSQVLSELEPLDSPLTARRLTAVKDRPFDVEADAEQAPPSASSAPGIETDESRAQDEFLEILRARRGQRLGEDEDGDDMLATMLTQGIPAAHPRDEDFADDDEARRLGFADEDEHDNVPRLHDGVSTDTTEVTLVPNLRALRFADRVASEESESARDGADQNGDDPEPKRQKPKRSSVPSWDEIVFGKKTD; this is translated from the coding sequence ATGCAGCAACTCCGGCTTGTGGGTGTCCACGAGGATGGTGAGCACCTTTTGGTGGCGTCCGACGAGGGCGTGACCTACCAATTGCCCCTCGACGAGGCTTTGCGCACCGCCGTCGTCCGATCGAACAACCGCGCGGCCGCCGGGCGATCGGCGGAGACGGGCGAACAACCGCAGCCGTTGTCCCCTCGCGAGATCCAGGCCCGGATCCGGTCCGGTGCCTCGGCCGAGGCCCTCGCGGAGGAGACTGGCCTGCCCTTGGACGGCATCATGCGCTATGCCGGCCCCGTCTACGCCGAACGCGAATTCGTCGCACAGCAGGCCCGTAACATCGAGGTCTCCGGTCCACAGGGGCACGACGCCTACCGCTCGGCTTTCGGTGACGAACCGGCCAACCTCGGCGACATGGTCGGCGTGCGGCTCGCCGGGTTCGGAGTCCCCGCTGAGAGCGTCGAGTGGGACGCGGCCCGCCGCTCGGATGGCGCATGGGATGTCACCGCCACCTTCACCTCACCCGACGATGCCAAGCACGCCTCCATCGGCGAGGAACCGCCGGCCCGTTGGATCTTCCACCCCGCCCGCAAGCTGCTCCAGAACACCAATCGCTGGTCTCAGGTCCTGTCGGAGCTGGAACCGTTGGACTCGCCGCTGACGGCACGCCGTCTGACCGCGGTGAAGGACCGGCCGTTCGATGTGGAGGCCGATGCCGAGCAGGCACCGCCCTCCGCATCGTCGGCCCCCGGCATCGAGACCGACGAGTCCCGCGCCCAGGACGAGTTCCTTGAGATTCTCCGCGCCCGCCGCGGGCAGCGCCTCGGTGAGGACGAGGACGGCGACGACATGCTCGCGACGATGCTCACCCAGGGCATCCCGGCCGCGCACCCGCGGGACGAGGACTTCGCGGATGACGACGAGGCCCGCCGTTTGGGCTTCGCCGACGAGGATGAGCACGACAACGTCCCGCGCCTGCACGACGGGGTCAGCACCGACACGACCGAGGTCACGCTCGTACCGAACCTCCGCGCCTTGCGTTTCGCCGACCGCGTCGCCTCCGAAGAGTCCGAGTCCGCACGCGACGGGGCCGACCAGAACGGGGACGACCCGGAGCCCAAGCGCCAGAAGCCGAAGCGCTCCTCGGTACCCAGCTGGGACGAGATCGTCTTCGGGAAGAAGACGGACTAG
- a CDS encoding DUF4193 domain-containing protein, which yields MATDYDAPRKNDDELNEDSIEELKGRRSDKQSSVVDEDEAETADSYELPGADLSGEELLVRVLPAQSDEFTCASCFLVRHRSQVAKEKGGLFYCKDCEG from the coding sequence ATGGCGACCGACTACGATGCGCCGCGGAAGAACGACGACGAGCTCAACGAGGATTCGATCGAGGAGCTGAAGGGCCGGCGTTCCGATAAGCAGTCTTCCGTCGTCGACGAGGATGAGGCGGAGACCGCTGACAGCTACGAGCTCCCGGGAGCCGACCTCTCCGGCGAGGAGCTCCTGGTGCGGGTCCTGCCCGCCCAGTCCGACGAGTTCACGTGCGCCTCGTGCTTCCTCGTGCGCCACCGTTCCCAGGTGGCCAAGGAGAAGGGCGGCCTCTTCTACTGCAAGGATTGCGAGGGCTAG
- a CDS encoding DUF3093 domain-containing protein has protein sequence MPETTDSKSTEPARSPGPTYHEYLWPAWWIWILVAGTGGAGFVIFLPISLGAGLIGGSIVAGVLTIITINHTLTGGKIEITDEWVRVGRARIERRYIGEAAAFRGDDAQDARGPKLNGTAFMCFRGWIDPVVTLEITDPADSTPYWITSTRRPEELVAALESGR, from the coding sequence ATGCCTGAAACGACTGATTCGAAGAGCACCGAACCGGCCCGCTCCCCTGGGCCGACCTACCACGAGTACCTCTGGCCCGCGTGGTGGATCTGGATCCTCGTCGCCGGGACGGGCGGGGCCGGCTTCGTCATCTTCCTGCCGATCAGCCTCGGCGCCGGCCTGATCGGCGGTTCGATCGTCGCCGGAGTACTGACGATTATCACGATCAACCACACGCTCACCGGCGGCAAGATCGAGATCACGGACGAGTGGGTGCGGGTCGGGCGCGCCCGGATCGAACGGCGTTACATCGGCGAGGCGGCGGCCTTCCGCGGCGACGATGCCCAGGACGCCCGCGGCCCGAAACTCAACGGGACGGCGTTCATGTGCTTCCGCGGCTGGATCGACCCGGTCGTGACACTGGAGATCACCGACCCAGCCGATTCAACGCCCTACTGGATCACGAGCACTCGACGCCCCGAAGAGCTCGTCGCGGCGCTCGAATCCGGGCGATAG
- the dut gene encoding dUTP diphosphatase, translating into MAAEHDTTLEVELKMLDAGIEPPSYAHPGDAGADLRARVDVALAPGERALVPTGVSLALPFGYVALIHPRSGLATKHGLTVVNAPGTVDAGYRGEIAVTLLNTDANTPIELKRGDRIAQMVIQKVETARFVPVDELPDSVRGAGGFGSTGGFAPAAAAHRG; encoded by the coding sequence ATGGCGGCCGAACACGACACCACCCTTGAAGTTGAACTGAAGATGCTCGATGCGGGCATCGAGCCGCCGTCGTACGCCCATCCGGGCGACGCCGGCGCCGACTTGCGCGCCCGCGTCGATGTGGCGCTCGCGCCGGGGGAGCGGGCTCTGGTTCCGACGGGTGTCTCGCTCGCGCTGCCGTTCGGCTACGTGGCGCTGATCCATCCCCGTTCGGGTTTGGCGACCAAGCACGGTCTGACCGTCGTGAACGCGCCAGGTACCGTCGATGCCGGTTACCGCGGAGAGATCGCGGTGACGCTGCTGAACACGGACGCGAATACCCCGATCGAGCTCAAGCGCGGCGATCGTATCGCGCAGATGGTCATTCAGAAGGTCGAGACGGCACGCTTCGTGCCCGTGGACGAGCTGCCGGATTCGGTACGCGGCGCCGGCGGCTTCGGGTCGACCGGCGGATTCGCTCCGGCGGCCGCCGCGCACCGCGGCTGA
- a CDS encoding DUF3710 domain-containing protein has translation MIFKRKKRVADTAEDQGTDESQATDPARPAAGPFDGDEHSDRDGYLDLGSLLIEPVEGMQMRLEVEDKTKRVIAVALELDGSRLQLQVFAAPKSEGLWPRIQEQIGTSIDKQGGKTDKVNGRFGEELVARVPAKRPDGTEGFMVARFLGYDGPRWFLRGVIGGPAALDRAKAQVLEERMARAIVVRGDSPMPPSELLPLKVPEGAVPRTNEDPEADGTEQGLKAPQRGPETTEIG, from the coding sequence ATGATTTTCAAGCGCAAGAAGCGCGTGGCCGACACGGCCGAGGACCAGGGCACGGACGAGTCGCAGGCTACCGATCCTGCGCGACCGGCGGCGGGACCCTTCGACGGTGACGAGCATTCGGATCGAGACGGGTACTTGGACCTGGGGTCGCTGCTGATCGAGCCCGTCGAGGGCATGCAGATGCGCCTCGAGGTCGAGGATAAGACCAAGCGCGTCATCGCTGTCGCCCTCGAGCTGGATGGATCTCGCCTGCAGCTTCAGGTCTTCGCCGCGCCAAAGTCCGAGGGCTTGTGGCCGCGCATTCAGGAGCAGATCGGTACCAGTATCGACAAGCAGGGCGGCAAGACCGATAAGGTCAACGGCCGTTTCGGCGAGGAACTCGTCGCCCGTGTACCGGCCAAGCGTCCGGACGGCACGGAGGGGTTCATGGTCGCTCGTTTCCTGGGTTACGACGGCCCTCGCTGGTTCCTTCGCGGCGTCATCGGCGGCCCGGCCGCCCTCGACCGCGCGAAGGCGCAGGTGCTCGAAGAACGTATGGCGCGGGCCATCGTCGTCCGGGGAGACTCGCCCATGCCGCCGTCGGAACTACTGCCGCTCAAGGTTCCCGAGGGCGCGGTACCGCGCACGAACGAGGACCCCGAGGCTGACGGCACTGAGCAAGGGCTGAAGGCTCCACAGCGCGGCCCTGAGACTACCGAGATCGGCTGA
- a CDS encoding DUF3159 domain-containing protein, with product MSAVKGPGDAQGGTGETPEQPTPEQLARQVAARSGVQRRGDGQVDVLATIGGLRGLVEAIGPGLIFIVVFTVTQQLDVALIGALGIAAVLTIIRLIQRQSLTQALAGLAGVVICALFARTTGAARDFYVPGFLTNVGYGAALIISIFVKWPLMGVVFGFIRGEGLDWRQAPARVRAYSIATWIIVAVFTARLAVQLPLYYASADDGGALTALGSARLIMGVPLYAMGLWLAWMLSRPREARGPVA from the coding sequence ATGAGCGCGGTCAAGGGACCCGGAGACGCCCAGGGCGGCACGGGAGAAACTCCTGAGCAGCCCACCCCAGAGCAGCTGGCTCGACAGGTTGCAGCTCGGTCCGGGGTCCAGCGCCGGGGCGACGGACAGGTCGATGTCCTCGCAACCATCGGTGGCCTGCGTGGCCTCGTGGAGGCAATTGGCCCGGGTCTGATTTTCATCGTCGTCTTCACCGTCACCCAGCAGTTGGACGTCGCGCTGATCGGCGCGCTCGGCATCGCCGCCGTTCTGACGATCATCCGGCTCATCCAGCGTCAGTCGCTGACGCAGGCCCTCGCCGGGCTCGCGGGAGTCGTGATCTGCGCCTTGTTCGCCCGCACGACGGGGGCGGCGCGCGACTTCTACGTGCCCGGGTTTCTCACCAACGTCGGCTACGGCGCCGCCCTCATCATCTCGATCTTCGTGAAGTGGCCCTTGATGGGGGTCGTTTTCGGTTTCATCCGCGGCGAAGGACTCGACTGGCGTCAAGCCCCGGCGCGCGTTCGCGCGTATTCGATTGCCACCTGGATCATCGTCGCGGTGTTTACTGCCCGTCTCGCCGTCCAGCTTCCGCTGTACTATGCCTCGGCCGACGACGGCGGTGCGCTCACCGCGCTCGGCTCGGCCCGCCTCATCATGGGCGTGCCGCTTTATGCGATGGGCCTGTGGCTGGCCTGGATGCTTTCCCGCCCGCGAGAAGCTCGTGGGCCGGTAGCCTGA
- a CDS encoding HNH endonuclease signature motif containing protein, producing MEAALLLNPETYAGLSPADRARVVIAALGGAADELAAQGDEALIEATRAAEAAGRHLDALRIRNAGEVAVRSEKSLGEDRLSARLGCRTEVELLQRLTRLSYGQLKRRIALDADTRPAFSVSGALVEPKFPHVAAALHQGRVDPETAALVTGMLNKVARRADPAILAEAEAELVDAATGALAARLLRQAQTEQDGSENTPDNPANSEDPPNPDNPAADPAGAVVPEEGLALSYPQMVKLAHQWGACLDQDGPDPAEERAHGKRSLTLGSPRDGLVPLTGWLLPEVAAHLQRVFDAHSNPAARTTGTGDETAGPDSNTGRAEANAAGADPNTDDAAGTDSNATAITGATVLDTRTAAQKRHDILMTVVQAASRCEETPHLGGDTATLLVHVNAEDLQDPQGYAQLEGIDVPVSSRVAHRTACTGAVQKVVFDTNGRIIGLGAKERTFTGHQRRAIAARDGGCVIPNCTIRAAWCEVHHVSPWARGGKTTIENGVLLCWHHHHSLDKNGWDIQMRNGIVHVKAPPWLDPGGTFVPAATSHTRQRARILTAHAIKTTPNRNAQSAHGPGPGSSGAGDSGNGSGGGGSGGDDPPEPPDAPIRRAFPEPDRHRSG from the coding sequence ATGGAAGCAGCCCTCCTGTTGAACCCGGAAACGTACGCCGGTCTCTCGCCGGCGGACCGGGCGCGCGTCGTGATCGCGGCGCTCGGAGGTGCGGCTGATGAGCTGGCTGCCCAGGGTGATGAGGCGCTGATCGAGGCCACCCGCGCAGCAGAAGCCGCTGGCCGGCATCTGGACGCGCTTCGAATCCGGAATGCCGGCGAGGTCGCGGTACGGTCGGAGAAGTCGTTGGGTGAGGACCGACTCTCGGCCCGGTTGGGGTGCCGAACCGAGGTCGAGTTGCTCCAGCGCCTCACCCGCCTGTCGTACGGGCAGCTCAAACGCCGGATCGCCCTGGACGCTGATACCCGTCCCGCGTTCAGCGTGAGCGGTGCGCTGGTGGAGCCGAAGTTCCCGCACGTGGCCGCCGCCCTGCATCAGGGCCGGGTCGATCCCGAGACCGCGGCCCTGGTGACGGGGATGTTGAACAAGGTCGCCCGGCGTGCCGACCCGGCCATACTCGCCGAGGCGGAGGCTGAACTCGTCGACGCGGCGACCGGCGCCCTCGCGGCCCGGCTGCTCCGGCAGGCCCAGACTGAACAGGACGGCAGCGAGAACACACCTGACAACCCCGCCAACTCAGAGGACCCCCCTAACCCAGACAACCCGGCGGCCGATCCCGCGGGCGCGGTGGTGCCGGAGGAGGGGTTGGCGTTGAGCTACCCGCAGATGGTCAAGCTCGCCCATCAGTGGGGTGCCTGCCTGGACCAGGACGGCCCGGACCCCGCCGAGGAACGAGCCCACGGCAAACGCTCGCTCACGCTCGGTTCTCCCAGGGACGGGCTCGTGCCGTTGACCGGGTGGTTGCTGCCCGAAGTCGCCGCGCACCTGCAGCGCGTCTTCGACGCCCACTCGAACCCCGCCGCCCGCACCACCGGCACCGGCGACGAGACTGCTGGCCCTGACTCGAACACTGGCCGTGCCGAAGCGAACGCGGCCGGCGCGGACCCGAACACTGACGACGCGGCGGGGACCGATTCGAACGCCACCGCAATCACCGGTGCAACGGTGTTAGATACGCGGACGGCGGCGCAGAAACGCCACGACATCCTCATGACCGTGGTCCAGGCCGCGTCGCGGTGCGAAGAGACCCCGCACCTCGGCGGTGACACCGCGACCCTGCTCGTGCATGTGAATGCCGAAGACCTGCAGGACCCGCAGGGCTACGCCCAACTCGAGGGCATCGATGTGCCGGTCTCGTCGCGGGTCGCCCACCGCACCGCGTGCACCGGGGCCGTGCAGAAAGTCGTGTTCGACACCAACGGCCGCATCATCGGCCTCGGCGCGAAGGAACGCACCTTCACGGGGCACCAACGCCGGGCGATCGCGGCCCGAGACGGCGGATGCGTGATCCCGAACTGCACGATCCGGGCCGCCTGGTGCGAAGTCCACCACGTGAGTCCCTGGGCTCGGGGTGGGAAGACCACGATCGAAAACGGGGTCCTCCTCTGCTGGCACCACCACCACAGCCTCGACAAGAACGGCTGGGACATCCAAATGCGAAACGGCATTGTCCATGTCAAAGCACCGCCCTGGCTGGACCCGGGCGGAACCTTCGTACCCGCCGCGACCTCCCACACCCGGCAACGGGCCAGAATCCTCACCGCCCACGCCATCAAGACCACGCCCAACCGAAACGCGCAAAGCGCGCACGGACCCGGTCCTGGCAGTAGCGGGGCCGGCGACAGCGGAAACGGCAGCGGGGGTGGAGGCAGTGGCGGGGACGACCCGCCCGAACCGCCTGACGCACCGATCCGGCGAGCCTTCCCCGAGCCGGACCGGCACCGGAGCGGATGA